GGGTACCTTCATGGGTGATACAACGAGTCGATCCTTGACCGAGATGCATCGAATCATCATCAGGAACCTCCCTAGCCATTCAACTGAGTATATCGGCCTTTCACTTGGAGTCCAAAGTCGCATTTCGACTCTAAAATGACGAATTTCTCTGTGATTTGAAACTCTGTTCAGTGATTAGCCTTTGGAGGAAACGCCATGGGAAGTTCGATTTTGCCTTCTTCGAGTGGCTAAACTCGCACCTGACTCCCCGAGCATTGCTAGAAGCAACAAGCCCAAACTTAGAAATGCCTTTTTGAGCTATGTTGTTGACAGCTTTTAGCTTTCGAACCTCTGGAACAGAACTGAACACTCTTTTCTGCGAGCCCGAGCTAACATATTGCACGCCTTTGGACACAAGCTGAGCTAAAGACTCAACCCCCCAAATTTCACGTTTCGTAACCACAAGTTTTGAGAATCACAGCCATCATCGCTCAACTTTCGGGGCATAGGGTTGGGCTTGCACCCCACCCCCCCGAGCTTTGCTTGAAGACACAAAATCATCTATGGAACCCAACTTTCAAGCATTAGAGTTCACATACCTCGACTTTTGAGGCATGAAATCGGTCTTAAATTTGACCCCTTAAGAGTTCAAGATCTTGTTTCTTGACTCCATAGGTGCAGGCTGAGGAAGAAACTCGACCTCCCGAGCTTTCAAGGGCCTTGAAGCATCATTAATGAGCTCAACTTTCAGCCTTTTGTCGTTGTCCTTTGAAATCGAGCTTCATAAGTGATTCTCAGCCTCAGGCTGTTTCTCCAAGGTCAAGTTCTTGTATGTGTAGCTGTTACTTTACaaaatccacttcgggatcCACTTTTCTATAGGATGGGGCCGATTTGTTTGGCGTGCCTTGCTTCCCCAAGCCAGTTGTGGTAAAGTCGGCGGCTTGATCATTTCTTGTAGAACTAACTTTGCACAAGCCATACATAATTTCTCCTCCTCATTTAACTTACGAAGAAGCCTCGTTACCTCCTCGATAGCCTATAAAGAGATGTTGTCTTTCGGCTTCCGCCTCGAGGAACTCGACCTCAAGTCAGTGGCGCCATCTAAGATAGGTGTTATGGATGGGAACGGCCCTATATCGACTTCCATGTATTTCTCTTTGCTGCTTCTGCTTGCTTTCATTGAAGAAGTGGGAGAATTTCCATCTTAAACCTTGATTTAGCCACACCAATTTTTTGATCGGCATTAGCTTGATCTTTAGGATTGGCCCGAGTTGATTGTTGCTCAAACTCTTCTCCAAGTTGATGCTCCAAAATAGTATTATTAACACCATGAGGTTTAAGTACATCAACTCCCAATAAAAGCTGAGAAAAATTCGTCGCGCTCGGCTTTTGCGGCGAAATAGGTATCGGTAGAACAATCTCGTCTTGTGTCAACGGTCTATGATCGACCGTTTCTTCTTCAAATGGATCTTTCTCACATGATGCTGCTGAAGAGACTTCCTCACTTGATTCGGCCGCTAACACCACGAGAGGCTGAGTTGACTAATTCGCCCAATCTCCAGAGTTTCAGTTATGAAATTTTTGACTGACTTCTTCCTTCGGTGAAGACGGTGGAAATGATGGGGTTGATGATGCTCGCACCAGAGGCTGAGATGTAGACGAAGGTTGAGTTGATTTTTCTAACTTTAGATTTGCATAATATTCCCTAGCCATTTGTTTAATTTTCTCAAGCTTCTCGTCCCACGAACATTGCTTTGCCTTCAATTGTTGCAAGTGATGTGGTTCCTCCTTAATCAAAAGCAATTTTGTCATCGATGATGAAGAACAACTTGATGGTGGCATCGAGTAGCCCACCAATGTTGGAGAACATGACGAAGGTGGTTGAATTTGAAAGTGAGGTTAAAGTTATGCTTGTTGCATCGATGGCTGAAGCTGAGCTTGCGCTGTAGGCTGAGCTTGCACTGGAGGCTGAGCTAGTGCTGGAAGCTGAGTCGACGTTGGAGGCTGAGGCTAAGGCTGAAGTGGTACTTGTGACTGACAAAGATTAGCTGACCACTGTGTATCTTGTTGTAGAGGTGGCCGATAATTGATCACCAATCCTAAGAATGATGCAACCATGAACCCCGAAAGATGATGCAACCACAAACCCCGAAAGATTTGTTACGTGTGCATCTTAACCTCataaagccaagagatgccgCACCTAGCTCTGGAAACCTAAGCTCAGGTGGGAATCCGTTCCTTGTCCGGAAGCTCGAAAAGGGATAGAAGGATAGGTGCCGAATGATCAGCCAGTGCAAGGAATTAAAGGTGCATGGATTGAAGTGCTAGAAAGGTAGATATTGAAGGTGCGGCAATATAAGTGCGATGAAAGTAAAGTgctagaaagaaaagagagaaaaagtgTAATGCAATTGATAGTTGTGTCGAAGGGGGACTGCAATGAACTCGAAGACACGTATATATAGGCGTGTACATGAAACCCTTTAGAATGTATCGTAATCAGATATACCTATAAAATACGATATAAAGGTCTTATTCAAAAGAGAAATTGACTACCTAATCTTCCTAAATTGCCTAAAAATAAGATATCAAATAAAATCGGAGGTATATCCGACTCATCCAACTTCCTAACAATGCGAGAATATTACATACTTGCTATACAAGAAAAAGTCAGTTGCCATAATTTATCCACCCATTGTCACCTCTATTGATTGGATCCTACCTCCACATATTTGCTATATGCATTATATGCAAATATCTCTATGATGGGCTCACTTTTGTTTGTTGGGCTTAATTGAAATGGGCTGGACTAATTAAACTCTGGACCTCCTCCTCAAGGCATGGGCCTCTCTCTAAAATTCGGACTCCGATTGAACCAGGCTCGCATTATGATAATTGCAACTTGCCTCTTCCAAACCCGACCCAGCATATATGCAAAACCTGAGAAAGCTATCGAAATTACCGATTACACGTCACGACTCGGTAATCTTCACGAATTAcggaaaattaatataaacaaattttattcattttctaTTAGATATAATTGAGCATTATTAAATATAGTGATAGAGAgaggtacatatatatatgtatatatacagtGTGTCTTTTTGAATTGGAAATGCACTATGATTTAATTCTGAATTAGGAGGCACAATTAGTAGCCGTCAGTGTGAAAACTCTTCAGTGAGttagataatttttcttttttgaactTCTATAAGGtactatttttctttcaaggGAAATTAATACAAATGgtcaaatagaaaataaaaaatatgtctTCGTATATTGAATGAGTGAATGGAGTCTAGGAAGATGTCCGCGTACATTGAATCGACAAAATATGAATTAACGTTTGGCGGCCATGTCCATCAtgaaaatagagagagagggagaaaggggaaagagagagaagaggatcGTGATGAGGTTGGTGGCCCAAAACTAACAGTCACTACCATATGCAACTGCCATGGGGACTTCTTGACCTGCAACTGCCCCTCAGGGAAGGTCGCCAGAGGACTCCGACACCTCCAGTGATCTCTTATGAGGACTTGTTGCTGGCAAAAGAGCCCCACTGTCAGATATGCCCCTTTCACAGTTTTTTTCTATTCGTTAAAATTAAACGATTGTAATTATTGTaaacaataatttttagaCAAAAAATGTGTATAACGGAAAAATGGGCGGTCGGACTTAAGTGACAAATGTTGAAGACTAAATGTgacttttccctttctttctaTAAGTGGATAGATacggagaaaaaaattatactattATGTTAactttttatgttttaaatTAGATTAATAAGGAGGATAAGGCattataaatataagaatataatttttgaaaattgtctCTGTTGGTATTGACTTTCATTGTTATTATTACTAGGGAAATAGTCTACGCTATGCTGCGGAAAAAAATGCGGGTGGACTCGTAAGTAGTCTGTGATATCATATTATCATGGATTTGAATCAATCCTTGCATGCATATCCGCTTAGAGGAAAAAATTAAGGGATCGATTAGAGACATTACAACAGAGATATAACACCCCAACGTAATCAATTTCGTGTTATTTCTCctctaattttatataaataggaGCGGcacataatatattataagagCAAAATGCATGTGAGTATCAAAGTGGAGTAAGCTCCATCTTTGCATTATTTGACCTATTCTAGTTAattgtatagatatatattctagttaattatatagatagatattcCAGTTAATTGTATAGATAAATGAAATGATTAATTGTGccatatagcctaacgtttgAAGGAATTCTTAGTTTTAGCccaaactttattttttacctgagatatcccaacgttgacTTGTTGGTTTCACATCTATCCCGACACTaattttccgtccaaaattgacggaattgcacacgtaGCACGTTAATTTCACATTTATCCCTACAAAATTAACGTGTCACGTGTGCAATTCTGTCAATTTTGGACGGGAAATTAGTGTCGGGATAGATGTGAAACCAACACGTCAACaaattaacgtgccacgtgtgcaattccgtcaattttggatggaaaattagcgtcgggatagatgtgaaaccaacacatcaacgttgggatatctaaagtaaaaaatcaagtttgggctAGATCTAAGAATTCCTTcaaacgttaggctatatggTGCAATTATTCCTAAATGAAATATGCTAATTTTATTACTCTTTTGAAGAAtgtaaaaagaaatcaaaagtgcaggacaaaaatttaaaacaattaaaagtTTGTTGGTAAAgttaaaatgagaaaaaaaggaCAGGTGGCGTCCTCTCCTTGAGACGGACTTGTTTTCATTattgttaattaaaaaaaagataataataataataataataatgataataataataataataataataatgataataataattaataatgataataataataataataataataataatattattattattattatcattattattattatcattaagttacttttatagattatgtatATGGACTTATCGTTAGTTTGTAGCGACTgtaattatgttttattaaaaaaataattttatcaattaatttcaATAGTTGATTAGTAGtttcatatttattaatttgatgcattataattatttaacaaTAGGATAATTCGTAATGTTAGATAGATTTATACTTTccttataaaattttaagtgTATATTATCttagtattttaattattagggGTGTGTACGGGTACCGGGTATACTTGGAATCGGTCAGAACCTACTCGGTAGGGTAGGGTCTGgttagctcgtattgaaaatgtAAGGTTCGGGTATTAAAATCAGAAACCGGTGAAAATTGAGTTCGGTTCTGGTTCCTGCCTACATGGTACTCAGAACCGAAACTGGAACCGATACTCGGAACtggatattaaaaaataaagagaaggaaagagtaaagttactgtCTTCAGATTACTGAATCAGAACAGAAGCACTTGCAGAACAGCCGAAACCTAATCTCCATTTTGTTCTCTCTATCTCTTATCTCCGTCTCTTCTCTAGCTGTCTTCGAGACTCtgatttctctctctcactctctatTGCCAATCTCGACTCTTCAGAGGCTCTCTTCCGTCTTCAACTCTCCGCCAAGGTAAAGTTCAATACTCTTCTACAACAGTAGGATGAATTGTCCCCACAAGTAAAAACCTGCATCAGCAGAAACCAATACCATTAGAAAGCCAATAAGAATATTGATCAAGATTATTTTCGAAATATGGATACATCAGCAAGTGTTTACTAAAAACTGAGAATTTATGAGTTTCAAACCTCTCTAAATTGCATGACGAAAGCGACAAGATTGTAGGAGGTCGACACTTGCAATACATGATCTGGGTATCGAAAACAAATTGGGGTGAATGCTACATATTGTGTTATTTCAGCACTATGACCGAGTACACCTGACAAACTAGATCTGCAAGAATACACCGATGATTCATGAAGTAGCAAAGTATGATATCTCCCAGTTGTAACCTGCATTTGGTTGAGAATTAGACATGGAATTAGAACTTGTCCAAGAGCCCCCACGTGAAGTAATAACTAATGGTTTACACAATATGTTGAgatgattactgattatggaggtgacattttcggttttatttagcgagacaaaaaaaatttacaggttctaACAGGCATCCGGAACTTGTGATATAATATAGGTTTCAGGTAGGTTCTGATTCTAGGATTCAACAAGGTAAGGTCCGATTCTAAAATCTTAAAACAtgtcccttacagggtagggttcggatatcgtgaaaaatacagggtacCCGAAACCGATCACCTCTAGTTATTATGCCAACATAAAAGAACGTACAATACACGGATATATCCACTAGTACTACACatataaaagtatgaattttactttttttttctccatgtTTACTTTCCAAAAATACCTTTTACACTTTAAGAACTATGCATCAAAATCCCTCTTAAGGTCTCTTCAATTATAatctattacatatataaaagtatggtGCTCCCTTTTCTATTTCTCCATATTTACTTACCAAAAATACCCTTTAAACCTTAAGAAATATGCATCAAAATCCCTCTTAATGTCTTGTCAATtataatcttttaaaatattatcgcATGTGCATTTTCATGTATAATATGTTCTCTGAGTCAATCACCTCTTTCTGCAAGTACCTATTCATTAATAAAAATCGCTCTTGACATTCATGCTCTGTACAAAATATAGACTTTACGTAAAAAATGATCAAGCAATTACTTTAGTATTTACAAATCACCACGAGCAAAATTAAGTGACTTTgctttactttttattttttttattttttttatttgtatatatttataacttCGAAGGAACATGAAAGTTTCTTTCAAGTGATCCTCTCTACATTTCCCACTCAAAATTTTCAGTCAAATATTCCCCTCCCGAAAATTCTCTGTTCTATTTTGTACCTTTTCACCCTCTGTATATACCCCTCatattatttctaaaaattttgatataaaTTACCCTTCTCGAAAAGTGTCTTCTCCATTTTGTATCTTCTTATCAtttctccattttctttttcaaaagcAGCCCTCCTCATAGGTATCCTTTTCATTTCGCACCCTTTGACCCTTATCTATAACTATATCTATCCATGCATATAAATAGtttaattcaaatttatatcTCTTCATATTCTGGTGAATACACTTTCATTCAATAGAATAACTTAAATTAACAAGAGGACCCATCTCTGCTTATTCTTTTGCTCGCCCTGAAAATGACTGCCATCCTCATTCTTTTCATCGTGCAGGAAATGATAAAGGTATCTTGAAGGACAAGAATTATGAAACATCGGCAAGTCGTCTTTGTTCATCATCAAGGTAGAGAAACTCTTCATTTGATACGGAACTGTAAAAAATCTACATAATCCCATGAAACAAACATTAAATTGGTTTGCATGCATTATTACTTCTCCCTTTGTGTCCAAGTTCGTTAATTTTTTAACGCCCAATAAATATGGTCAAGTATGGAGTTCTTGTATTGTGCCAATGGTCTATTACCCTGTATATGTTTGTCATTCTGTGATTCTTGTTCGTCCTCCAGTAGATTTTACTCAAAGAAAAACAATGCGTCCTCTTGGATTATGCGTATAATGGGGGTTCAAAACCGACAATTCACAACGAATGCATATTTACAATTAgcgtaaaataataatattgcgGCCGTCGgcatattattataataatcaaTACTGTGGCTTGCTTTTAGGGTAATattctcatttttatttaacctaATAAAGCCAAAGCTTCCTCCTTTGAGGACTTACATATATAACAGGACCTCAAGGGATACTGGAAGGATAAAGAAGCTCTCAACTTGCAGACAAATATTTAAAAGTAAGCACTTTGTCTTACTAATCAACTCAAtgcattaattttttgatacaATATGATACATTGGGGAAGAATTAAACTGCTTCCACATTGTCCATGGGGTAAAAAAATTTGCTTCTAGATTGCTGAGCTTGCGATGTTCACTTTTATTTCGATCTGTTATTCTTTTCTGTCAGATGTCAATAACTGTATAGGCTAGACAAGGAGCTTGTTACGGATCTGTGAATCAGGTTGAATCCACGTATGATTCTCTTGCTCATGAACAAGGTTGAATCCTCAAGTCTCGTACCGATTTCCCTCTTGAATCTCAAGTCAGACAAAAGCCTTGCCGAGAACTAATAGTGTGTAATAGCCTAAATTAGTGACGTACCTTGATATTTATATTGAATCGCACATATATCTGTTACTTGATCCAGAGAGATTCTCAGCATACTGTGGATATTCAAGAGATAAAcaaatccggaaagcaatcTCATATTGCTTGAAAGGCAAGCATCACACACATAACGCGCAGCCACATGAGCTACTCCCCTCATGGGCTCGTTGGGCCTCGGGTCCGAAAACCTGGTCCCTAACAGAGCTTTTAATATGCAATCTttgtaataattttcttttgggtggGATATTTTAAGGTTTAGATAAGGGTGAACCGGAGATGGGgagtatctatatatataatatctacaTGTGGTATCATCCCCATTTACTTGAAATATAAGGTATGCTGACCAGCATGGATTGATTCAGATGATTCGACACTTTATTTTCCTTACGCAAAGTTTTTTGAGTTTGAGTTTTGTGagtgaagaaaattcataattgaGAGAAGTTTACTCACTAGTGGGCCGATTCAGCTTGAACCTAGAATAGTCAGTTTATCTCGTACTGgactcaaaaagaaaaaaagcagGTACGCCTCCCCTGTATTCACTCAATAAAATGATGGTATTATACACATGTACACactttaagttttttttatgtatatgtTTTGCCATCCAAGAACTAAAGGCCTTTCGAAGAGAACAGGTTCAAGAACAAGAAATTCAGGTATGTCCTCCCATTGCAGTAATTctgaatttattaataaattttgccatttttatcaaaaaacaaaaaaagaacaagaggttttgtaaattaatatactaagtgtatttttttttagattttcatCCATtcgtattatatatatatatataaaaactagTTTATGCTCATTTTGTTAtgatcaaaaagaaaataaggaaCCAAATTTATAATGAACCCTACTATATTTTAAGTTTGTTTTCCGGTGAAATGTACGTATTTTAAGTTATAAACtgctcattttattttattttattttagttttgtGAAATAGGCTTTTCCATTTTGCATGTATTGGCTGACGAATTGGCTGATGGCTCTCCAATTTTCTCAAattgttatattttatttgcgATTGGAAGAATGAATTAGTCCCGGATTATTGTAAGTCTATTGATTAAGTATCTTAGTATTCTGATGTTAGTTTCATCTACTTGCAACTGTGACTCAAGCCTACATGTGATAAGATGGATTTCCTATACCATGTATGTAAGTAATTGAAGGATACCCTTTTCTTGATCGTTGATCTATTGAGATGGATCTGCAAAGCCCTTAGCACATTGGTCACATAGTACAAGCATGAAAAGTAAAACTTCTTAGTGCAGTATGTTCTAAAATTAATTGGTAAAcaagattttttattataatacttGGAATCGTATTCATCGAAAAATACAACACTTGGAATCTTGTAGCTTCTGAAAATTGCAATATGTATGTGATATATCTAGACAATCATATTTCGAAATTTCACTATAATTGATGAACTATTTCATGAATTAACTTTTTCTGACGGAGAGAAATGAGTGAACTTTCTTTAGATGTATTATATAGTGGTTTTGCGTTACACGCACATGCATTTCTACTAGTTACTCAAAGAGAGATAACTTTATAATATTTAGATAGATATGTACATACAATAGGATTTTTATTCTCCCCGTAGTTTATGCAGAGGAAGTTATAACTTGTTTAGTACATGGAATCACATTGCAATAATACTCATATATTTGCATGAAAAGCAAACGCGCTCAGTATCTATATAAGTAGCCGTAGCATAGTACCCCGGTTACGTAACACAAGCATATGTCACATTATAGAACATCCAACAGCATTATCGTCACTGAAATAAGCACCAGGCTTGTCCTTCACCAAGTCCGAGTAAGCCGGCTGGTCAAAATAACTGATATGGCCTCGTCTCGAGTATCTGTTCCTCCCGTGGTGGTTATAATTGGAACCAGAGTAATTGTGTGGAATTGATGCAAAGAGGTGCGAGCTGGTCGAGTAGTCATCACCGTTTATGCGGTTGCCATGATAGTACTGATTGTAGGTGTATTCCATGTCGTTATTAAGCTGGTATGGCCATGGCTCAACCACCTTCCCCGTCTTCTTCATTGCCTTAAGGACCTTCCGCTGATCGGCAAAACCCATGACTGTCACCTTCTGCATGTACCGATCTATTTCTATCTGGTGAATTCCTGAtacatatgaaaatatatgaacATTTTCTCAGTTACAATACATAAGTCGAAAATGTATGTACGGTAGTACttgcaagtaaattacttatattttaagtaaattatttgatCCCAAGTAATTTTACTTgttttttacataatttactTAGATTATAggtaaaatttgaaaattttcaattaaacacATGTATATCCCATGTACCGTGAATGCATTTCAAGTGTACATATAGTAgaatttttcagtttttgaTATCAATCAATCATCAATTATAATGTATAAAAGTCAGGTTGTCACATATATGAGAAAGTTTCACATAAGCGAAATTACGAATCCTTGCCTCCACATTCATTGACCTTTCTATTTCAGTTCGGTAAACTTACATTATATTATACTTGTGTCATATTCGACGCATTTCAGCTATGTATCCGTATTAT
The sequence above is drawn from the Punica granatum isolate Tunisia-2019 chromosome 5, ASM765513v2, whole genome shotgun sequence genome and encodes:
- the LOC116207388 gene encoding heavy metal-associated isoprenylated plant protein 28-like, with the translated sequence MTILEMYVQMDCSGCETKIRKALKKLKGIHQIEIDRYMQKVTVMGFADQRKVLKAMKKTGKVVEPWPYQLNNDMEYTYNQYYHGNRINGDDYSTSSHLFASIPHNYSGSNYNHHGRNRYSRRGHISYFDQPAYSDLVKDKPGAYFSDDNAVGCSIM